The Gemmatimonadaceae bacterium genome contains a region encoding:
- a CDS encoding DUF3179 domain-containing (seleno)protein, producing the protein MKKLFYAGLLLLVLFELANVYFIMPLPYSQRVRSIDVAYFLYQRRWWIRGGLGLVMLVGLFSVARTPGWRRWLAIPALGAAGYVAYVTNFVMSADHIFLPPNHVALARLDKNTVEPGRLVVGVDLGGEARAYPVRFVGYHHQVRDTVDGIPILVTFCTVCRTGRVFSPTIDGKSESFRLVGMDHFNAMFEDRTTGSWWRQATGEAVAGPRKGRALRQIPSMQVTLSRWLAMHPRSLIMQPDSAFIDRYAESFDYEKGLSRSPLTGTDTVSWHDKAWVVGVTMKGESKAYDWNRLRREGVVNDVVGGQPIVVALSRDSTNFFAFQRPDTNRFKLRGDSLVSRGGIYSLAGTGSIALKPIFASQEFWHSWRTFHPDTKTY; encoded by the coding sequence GTGAAGAAGCTGTTCTACGCCGGATTGCTGCTGCTGGTGCTGTTCGAGCTGGCGAACGTGTACTTCATCATGCCGCTCCCCTACAGCCAGCGCGTGCGCAGCATCGACGTCGCCTATTTCCTCTACCAACGGCGCTGGTGGATTCGCGGCGGACTCGGTCTTGTTATGCTGGTCGGACTGTTCAGCGTAGCCCGGACTCCCGGATGGCGGCGATGGCTGGCAATCCCGGCGCTCGGTGCGGCGGGATACGTCGCCTACGTGACGAATTTCGTGATGTCGGCCGACCACATCTTTCTCCCGCCGAACCACGTCGCGCTGGCGCGGCTCGACAAGAACACCGTCGAACCCGGCCGGCTGGTCGTCGGAGTTGACTTGGGCGGCGAGGCGCGCGCGTATCCCGTGCGTTTCGTCGGCTATCACCATCAGGTGCGCGACACGGTCGACGGCATTCCGATTCTCGTGACCTTCTGTACGGTCTGCCGGACGGGCCGCGTGTTCAGCCCGACGATCGATGGAAAGAGCGAGTCGTTCCGTCTGGTCGGCATGGACCACTTCAATGCGATGTTCGAGGACCGGACGACGGGCAGCTGGTGGCGGCAGGCGACCGGCGAAGCCGTGGCGGGGCCGCGAAAAGGGCGCGCGCTCCGTCAGATCCCGAGCATGCAGGTCACGCTGTCGCGGTGGCTCGCGATGCATCCGCGGTCGCTCATCATGCAGCCCGACTCCGCGTTCATCGACCGCTACGCGGAAAGCTTCGACTACGAGAAAGGATTGAGCCGTTCGCCGCTCACCGGAACGGACACGGTGTCATGGCACGACAAGGCGTGGGTCGTCGGCGTCACGATGAAGGGCGAGAGCAAAGCGTACGACTGGAATCGTCTCCGCCGCGAGGGTGTGGTGAATGACGTCGTGGGCGGACAGCCGATCGTCGTCGCTCTCTCGCGCGACAGCACCAACTTCTTCGCGTTTCAGCGCCCGGACACGAACCGCTTCAAACTCCGCGGCGACTCGCTCGTCTCGCGCGGCGGCATCTACTCACTCGCCGGCACCGGGTCGATCGCTCTCAAACCGATCTTCGCGTCGCAGGAGTTCTGGCACAGCTGGCGGACGTTCCACCCCGACACGAAGACCTACTGA
- a CDS encoding GNAT family N-acetyltransferase, which yields MNDTGSSPIPPDDVDETSRESFPASDAPSWTAVTGAHGAVDPPAASETVEVVNNEKESRFEVSTLDGLAYLTYRVTRDGTFILVHTEVPAELAGKGLASRLARTALDLARARGAKVIVRCPFVTEYIARHPEYQDLVRDRPEARSS from the coding sequence ATGAATGATACCGGATCCTCTCCCATCCCTCCCGACGACGTCGACGAGACCTCCCGCGAGTCCTTTCCGGCAAGCGACGCGCCGAGCTGGACGGCGGTGACCGGTGCGCACGGCGCGGTCGATCCGCCGGCCGCGTCGGAGACCGTCGAGGTCGTCAACAACGAAAAGGAATCGCGTTTCGAGGTGTCGACGCTCGATGGGCTCGCCTATCTCACGTATCGCGTCACTCGTGACGGCACCTTCATCCTGGTTCACACGGAAGTGCCCGCCGAGCTCGCCGGCAAGGGGCTCGCGTCGCGCCTGGCGCGCACAGCGCTCGATCTAGCGCGAGCGCGCGGTGCCAAGGTGATCGTGCGGTGTCCGTTCGTGACCGAGTACATCGCGCGCCACCCTGAATACCAAGATCTGGTGCGCGACCGCCCGGAGGCGCGGTCGTCCTGA
- a CDS encoding DUF305 domain-containing protein: protein MTRFVLLSAAATALLGVARPGFARAQAQAGQPVSAIEQARIDSIRRPYTAADIEFMSGMIGHHAQAVKMAGWAESHGASKSLQIFCGRVAMAQTAEIGLMSAWLKDRNQPVPDPDPRGMKMKMNGQDMFMMMPGMLTEEQMKQLDAARGVDFDRLFLTFMIQHHRGAITMVDTLFNTPGAGQDEIVFKFANDVQADQSTEIDRMQQMLDALPASGARHE from the coding sequence ATGACCCGATTCGTTCTTCTTTCCGCGGCCGCAACCGCCTTGCTCGGCGTCGCGCGGCCCGGTTTCGCGCGCGCGCAAGCGCAGGCTGGGCAGCCCGTCTCGGCGATCGAGCAAGCCCGCATCGATAGTATCCGTCGTCCGTACACGGCCGCCGACATCGAGTTCATGTCGGGAATGATCGGCCACCACGCGCAGGCGGTGAAGATGGCCGGTTGGGCCGAGTCGCATGGTGCGAGCAAGTCGCTCCAGATCTTCTGCGGACGCGTGGCGATGGCGCAAACCGCGGAGATCGGCTTGATGAGCGCGTGGCTCAAGGACCGCAACCAGCCCGTGCCCGACCCCGATCCGCGCGGCATGAAGATGAAGATGAACGGGCAGGACATGTTCATGATGATGCCCGGCATGCTCACCGAAGAGCAGATGAAGCAGCTCGACGCGGCGCGCGGCGTCGACTTCGACCGGCTCTTTCTCACGTTCATGATCCAGCACCACAGGGGCGCGATCACGATGGTCGACACCCTGTTCAACACGCCCGGCGCCGGCCAGGACGAAATCGTTTTCAAGTTCGCGAACGACGTGCAGGCCGATCAGAGCACGGAGATCGACCGCATGCAGCAGATGCTCGACGCGCTGCCCGCCTCCGGCGCGCGTCACGAATAG
- a CDS encoding PAS domain S-box protein: protein MQPPRKAPLAADGDGGEQDRPRRRAILEQGDLYRLLVESVRDYAIFALDPDGYILSWNAGAERFKGYKASEIIGKHFSIFYPRELVAGGFPEFELRTAANTGRFEDEGWRIRKDGSRFWANVVITALRNERGELTGFAKVTRDLTERRESEEALRESEERLRLIVEGVREYAIFMLDPTGRVATWNAGAERIEGYRAKEIIGSNFSKFYPPADVASRKPERELEIASLVGKYEEDGWRIRKDRTTFWANVLITALHDRSGKLIGFVKVTRDLTERRAAERRASDAAAKARAEEAARRAADEARSRADEANSAKSQFLAAMSHELRTPLNAIGGYTDLISMGLDGPVTTQQQEHLNRIKRSQEHLLGIINDILNFSRVEAGQLTYELGPLAVRDVVHTVLLMISPQAQTKGIRLSDEPCEDPLTVWGDRAKVDQILLNLVSNAVKFTARGGEIVISCTAYGPTQVAIRVRDNGCGIPSQQLTSIFEPFVQVGRSLTDTREGTGLGLAISRDLARGMRGDILVTSTVDVGSEFTLVLPTSADV, encoded by the coding sequence GTGCAGCCTCCTCGTAAGGCGCCCCTCGCCGCGGATGGCGATGGTGGTGAGCAAGATCGACCGCGTCGGCGTGCCATCCTCGAGCAGGGCGATCTCTATCGCCTGCTCGTCGAGAGCGTGCGCGACTACGCCATCTTCGCGCTGGATCCCGACGGGTACATCCTGAGCTGGAACGCGGGGGCTGAACGTTTCAAGGGCTACAAGGCGTCCGAGATCATCGGAAAACACTTCTCGATCTTTTATCCTCGGGAGCTGGTCGCCGGAGGATTTCCCGAGTTCGAGCTGCGGACCGCGGCGAACACCGGACGGTTCGAGGACGAGGGCTGGCGCATCCGCAAGGACGGCTCGAGATTCTGGGCGAACGTCGTGATCACCGCGCTCCGCAACGAACGGGGCGAGCTCACGGGATTCGCCAAGGTCACGCGAGATCTCACCGAGCGACGCGAGTCCGAAGAGGCGCTGCGCGAAAGCGAAGAGCGTCTCCGACTCATCGTCGAAGGGGTGCGCGAGTACGCGATCTTCATGCTCGATCCGACCGGCCGCGTCGCGACCTGGAACGCCGGCGCGGAGCGGATCGAGGGCTATCGTGCGAAGGAGATCATCGGCTCGAACTTCTCGAAGTTCTATCCGCCGGCCGACGTCGCGTCGCGCAAGCCGGAGCGCGAGCTCGAGATCGCGTCGCTCGTCGGAAAGTACGAGGAAGACGGTTGGCGCATCCGGAAGGACCGGACGACGTTCTGGGCGAACGTGCTGATCACCGCGCTGCACGACCGCAGCGGAAAGTTGATCGGCTTCGTGAAGGTCACGCGGGATCTCACCGAACGACGCGCCGCCGAGCGACGCGCGAGCGACGCCGCCGCCAAGGCGCGGGCCGAGGAAGCGGCGCGGCGCGCCGCGGACGAAGCGCGTAGCCGCGCGGACGAGGCCAATTCGGCAAAGAGCCAGTTCCTGGCGGCGATGTCGCACGAACTGCGGACGCCGCTCAACGCCATCGGCGGCTATACGGACCTGATCTCGATGGGCCTCGACGGCCCTGTGACGACCCAGCAGCAAGAACATCTGAACCGGATCAAGCGAAGCCAGGAGCATCTGCTGGGCATCATCAACGACATCTTGAATTTCAGCCGGGTGGAGGCGGGCCAGCTGACCTACGAGCTCGGTCCCCTGGCCGTGCGCGACGTCGTGCACACGGTCCTGCTCATGATTTCGCCACAGGCCCAGACGAAGGGGATCCGGCTTTCGGACGAACCGTGCGAGGATCCGCTCACGGTGTGGGGGGATCGCGCGAAGGTCGACCAGATTCTGCTCAACCTCGTGTCGAACGCGGTCAAATTCACCGCGCGCGGCGGAGAAATCGTGATCTCCTGCACCGCGTATGGACCGACGCAGGTCGCGATCCGCGTCCGGGACAACGGCTGCGGCATTCCCTCGCAGCAGCTCACCTCGATCTTCGAGCCCTTCGTCCAAGTCGGACGATCGCTGACCGATACCCGGGAGGGCACGGGGCTGGGGTTGGCGATCAGCCGGGATCTCGCGCGGGGAATGCGAGGCGACATCCTCGTGACGAGCACGGTCGACGTGGGATCTGAGTTTACCTTAGTGCTCCCGACCAGCGCCGACGTGTGA
- a CDS encoding DUF1800 domain-containing protein: MRIDRQLLPVFACVIAACAGPKPRTTPAAAASPADGQLDDAGRARQVLNRLTFGARDNDVAEIQRVGVSTWIERQLHPERLPDPVADSVLGLLEITHKTEFELYADHPQPNEYGYPLGRQPDTAEIRRKAAGDSVTPPLDAVTLQAKMAEATMLMKDLPKLLPARAAAIRELQPSILLRAVASNRQLLEVMTDFWENHFSVSSEKVPSPFALVEYDRTIRAHALGKFRDLLGAVAKSPVMLVYLDNYQSVVDSLHPNPIEWRVEQRRREHPPLGDTLLARTAKRRRVGVNENYARELMELHTLGVDGGYTQKDVQEVARCLTGWGIDNFIVSPEFAFHADQHDAGVKTVLGVRIAGGRGIEDGEQVLDILARHPSTAHFIAKKLVTHFVSDTPPQALVDRAAQTYLRTDGDIREVLRTIVESPEFNSRAAYRAKVKTPFELVASILRVMDAAPDTTQRAVQIVARLGQPIFGRATPDGWPDRGDAWMNTGALLNRVNLGAQTGAGQVPNVVVARWAASRQLANASPDETVDAVIRAALAGDPSPTTREVLLGVSRPAPAATPQQRLAYVANLVGVAIGSSDFQRR; the protein is encoded by the coding sequence ATGCGCATCGATCGCCAGTTGTTGCCCGTCTTCGCCTGCGTCATCGCGGCGTGTGCCGGGCCCAAACCCCGGACGACCCCCGCGGCCGCCGCCTCGCCGGCCGACGGACAGCTGGACGACGCGGGCCGAGCCCGCCAGGTGCTGAACCGCCTTACCTTCGGCGCGCGCGACAACGACGTCGCGGAGATTCAGCGCGTCGGCGTTTCGACCTGGATCGAACGCCAACTGCATCCCGAGCGACTCCCCGATCCGGTCGCCGACAGCGTGCTCGGCCTGCTCGAGATCACGCATAAAACGGAGTTCGAGCTCTACGCCGATCATCCGCAGCCGAACGAATATGGCTACCCACTCGGCAGGCAGCCCGATACGGCGGAGATTCGACGCAAGGCCGCCGGCGATTCGGTTACGCCGCCGCTCGACGCGGTGACGCTGCAAGCGAAGATGGCCGAAGCGACGATGCTGATGAAGGATCTTCCGAAGCTCCTGCCGGCGCGCGCCGCGGCGATCCGCGAGCTTCAGCCCTCGATCCTGCTCCGCGCCGTCGCGAGCAATCGTCAGCTGCTCGAGGTGATGACCGACTTCTGGGAGAATCACTTCTCCGTCAGCTCGGAGAAGGTCCCCAGCCCGTTCGCCCTGGTCGAGTACGATCGGACGATCCGCGCGCACGCGCTTGGCAAGTTCCGCGATCTGCTGGGCGCCGTCGCCAAGAGCCCCGTGATGCTCGTGTACCTCGACAATTATCAGAGCGTCGTCGACAGCCTCCATCCGAACCCGATCGAATGGCGCGTCGAACAGCGCCGCCGAGAGCATCCGCCGCTCGGCGACACGCTGCTGGCCCGCACGGCCAAACGCCGTCGCGTCGGCGTGAACGAGAATTACGCGCGCGAGCTGATGGAGCTGCACACGCTCGGCGTGGACGGCGGCTATACGCAGAAGGACGTGCAGGAAGTCGCGCGCTGCCTGACCGGTTGGGGGATCGACAACTTCATCGTGAGTCCGGAGTTCGCGTTTCACGCGGACCAGCACGACGCGGGCGTGAAGACGGTGCTCGGGGTGCGCATCGCCGGCGGACGTGGTATCGAAGACGGCGAGCAAGTGCTCGACATCCTCGCGCGTCATCCGAGCACCGCACATTTCATCGCGAAGAAGCTCGTTACGCATTTCGTGAGCGACACGCCGCCTCAAGCCCTCGTCGACCGCGCGGCGCAGACGTACCTGCGGACCGACGGCGACATCCGCGAGGTGTTGCGCACGATCGTCGAGTCGCCGGAGTTCAACAGCCGGGCGGCGTATCGCGCCAAGGTGAAGACGCCGTTCGAGCTCGTAGCCAGCATTCTTCGCGTGATGGACGCGGCGCCCGACACGACACAACGCGCCGTGCAGATCGTCGCGCGACTCGGTCAGCCGATCTTCGGCCGTGCGACGCCCGACGGATGGCCCGATCGCGGCGACGCGTGGATGAACACAGGCGCGCTGCTGAACCGCGTGAACCTCGGGGCGCAGACCGGCGCGGGCCAAGTGCCGAACGTGGTCGTCGCTCGATGGGCGGCGAGCCGGCAGCTCGCCAATGCGTCACCCGACGAGACCGTGGACGCCGTCATTCGCGCGGCGCTCGCCGGTGATCCGTCGCCGACGACGCGCGAGGTGCTCCTCGGCGTTTCGCGTCCGGCTCCGGCTGCGACGCCACAGCAGCGACTCGCCTACGTGGCCAACCTGGTCGGCGTGGCGATCGGCTCGTCGGATTTTCAGCGCCGCTAG
- a CDS encoding CHAD domain-containing protein, with translation MHNEPDPLALSAARGARLIALDRLDQAGDQADRLANNPHSLDALHDLRVALRRVRSWIRAFRLDLNDSVSRKDRHRLRDIVDATNRGRDADVQVEWLRRASSRGDEPLKRGAKRLIDLIRDERDRGGAPLNGSSLDKFEEERSRLTKRLSTVSEPVRRPKAPPPTLAAAIGARLPAHFEILRKALELVHTADDDRQAHAARIAAKRLRYLLEPAEDVRGSKSIIKQLKRLQDDLGELHDAHLLGQRVKDAVLNDPGTETLALEAVARALAADRAEAFGRIDRRWLSDAAAIEKLGHGVESVAHRLAAMPREV, from the coding sequence ATGCACAACGAACCCGATCCATTGGCGCTCTCGGCCGCTCGCGGCGCGAGGCTCATCGCCCTCGATCGCCTGGATCAAGCGGGCGATCAAGCTGATCGCTTGGCGAACAATCCCCATTCTCTCGATGCGCTCCACGACCTGAGAGTCGCGCTCCGCCGCGTGCGGAGCTGGATACGAGCGTTCCGGTTGGACCTCAACGACAGCGTGTCCCGCAAGGATCGCCATCGTCTTCGCGACATCGTCGACGCAACCAATCGGGGTCGCGACGCAGACGTCCAGGTCGAGTGGCTGCGCAGGGCGTCGTCGCGCGGCGATGAACCGCTCAAACGGGGCGCAAAGCGCCTAATCGACCTGATCCGCGACGAGCGTGACCGCGGCGGCGCACCGCTGAACGGCAGTTCGTTGGACAAGTTCGAAGAGGAACGCTCTCGACTGACCAAGCGTCTATCGACCGTCAGCGAACCGGTACGCCGGCCTAAGGCTCCGCCGCCCACCCTGGCCGCCGCCATTGGGGCTCGACTTCCCGCCCATTTCGAGATTCTTCGCAAAGCGCTCGAGCTAGTGCACACGGCCGACGACGACCGCCAGGCGCACGCCGCCAGAATCGCGGCCAAGCGACTTCGCTATCTGCTCGAGCCCGCCGAGGACGTACGAGGCTCCAAGTCCATCATCAAGCAACTGAAGCGGCTGCAAGACGACCTGGGCGAGCTACACGACGCGCACCTCCTGGGACAACGCGTGAAGGACGCAGTCTTGAATGATCCGGGCACGGAAACGCTCGCCCTCGAAGCAGTCGCCAGAGCGCTTGCGGCGGATCGCGCCGAAGCGTTCGGCCGCATCGATCGACGCTGGCTGAGCGACGCGGCGGCGATCGAAAAGCTCGGCCACGGCGTCGAGTCGGTTGCGCACCGACTTGCCGCGATGCCCCGCGAGGTCTAG
- a CDS encoding DUF4440 domain-containing protein produces MSLHTIGEPGTYPSFLDFGTFMELREAAAREYETGDAEPLHRIATSHPPATLFGADGATRLGPDRVLEAYDRGVTRDGETHFEVLQSAASDGLAYWVGLQHSTVHVADSDAPRHIVLRVTELFRREKGEWKLIHRHADELEVAR; encoded by the coding sequence ATGTCGCTACACACTATTGGAGAACCGGGTACTTATCCGTCGTTCCTCGACTTCGGGACGTTCATGGAACTCCGCGAAGCCGCCGCGAGGGAGTACGAAACGGGGGACGCGGAGCCGCTGCATCGCATCGCGACCAGTCACCCGCCCGCCACGTTGTTTGGCGCGGACGGAGCCACCAGGCTCGGGCCGGACCGAGTGCTCGAGGCATACGACCGCGGCGTGACGCGCGACGGCGAGACGCACTTCGAGGTCCTCCAGAGTGCGGCGAGTGACGGCTTGGCGTATTGGGTCGGCCTTCAGCATTCGACGGTGCACGTGGCGGACAGCGATGCGCCACGGCACATCGTGCTGCGGGTGACGGAGCTCTTTCGCCGGGAAAAGGGCGAGTGGAAGCTGATCCACCGGCACGCGGACGAGTTGGAGGTAGCGCGCTGA
- a CDS encoding DUF1810 domain-containing protein, with protein MASRDPFGLNRFVAAQDGVYDAALAEIRGGRKRTHWMWFIFPQLHGLGSSPVSQRFAISGPAEARAYLAHPILGPRLIQCCEALMGVNAGSAMDIFGSPDDLKLRSCATLFASVSDGGSVFERVLERFFDGAPDEKTKTLLRQE; from the coding sequence ATGGCCTCACGCGACCCGTTCGGTCTGAACCGCTTCGTCGCGGCGCAAGACGGTGTGTACGACGCGGCGCTGGCCGAAATCCGCGGCGGGCGCAAGCGGACGCATTGGATGTGGTTCATCTTCCCGCAGCTCCACGGGCTGGGGTCGAGCCCCGTCTCACAGCGATTCGCGATCAGCGGTCCGGCCGAGGCGCGGGCGTATCTCGCGCATCCGATTCTCGGTCCGCGATTGATCCAGTGCTGCGAGGCATTGATGGGCGTGAACGCCGGGTCGGCGATGGACATCTTCGGATCGCCAGACGACCTCAAGCTTCGATCGTGCGCGACGCTCTTCGCATCGGTGTCGGACGGCGGGTCGGTGTTCGAGCGGGTGCTGGAGCGCTTCTTCGACGGCGCGCCGGACGAGAAGACCAAAACCTTACTTCGACAAGAGTGA
- a CDS encoding ankyrin repeat domain-containing protein translates to MPARHLPVRPDLEHLRHQAKALLRAIHNGESEALRDLEEFHPEPPDPASAKLADAQLTLARSYGASSWPRLVLSCDLIDAIWNDDVGTVRSLVMKYPNLLAENAGIGNKNWGPPLSYAANVGRDRVINLLRELGATDMEYGIGRAVLQGRVETARMLHRMIGSPRPPAGAFGGAAYTLNVAGTAFLFEIGAELVDAKGNPDAPVDVVLQTDSRNREAKHRILEMYADHGFPLPDTPMMAVHRGRIDLLEKHLGRDPDLLKRMFRFEEIYPPELKCQPQPGPYDEAFPRTPVANSTLLHVCVEFEEIEIARWLVAERGMDVDVRAAVDENGFGGHTALFNAVVGYPNFWMNFTGGWPGSQKPQETPFGDLFLEHGADPNARASLRVRGRDEFHDFRDVTPLAWGKAFPIKIVVSEPAMRAIAAHGGHE, encoded by the coding sequence ATGCCCGCTCGTCACCTGCCTGTCCGCCCCGACCTCGAGCATCTGAGGCACCAGGCGAAAGCTCTGCTTCGCGCGATTCACAACGGTGAATCCGAAGCCCTCCGCGATCTTGAGGAGTTCCATCCGGAGCCGCCCGATCCGGCGAGCGCCAAGCTCGCCGACGCGCAGCTCACACTCGCGCGCAGTTACGGCGCATCGAGTTGGCCGCGTCTGGTCCTCTCGTGCGACCTGATCGACGCGATCTGGAACGACGACGTCGGCACCGTGCGCTCGCTCGTCATGAAGTATCCAAATCTCCTGGCCGAGAACGCCGGCATCGGAAACAAGAACTGGGGTCCGCCGCTCAGCTACGCCGCCAACGTCGGCCGCGATCGCGTCATCAACCTGCTCCGCGAGCTCGGTGCGACCGACATGGAGTACGGGATCGGACGCGCGGTACTCCAGGGACGAGTCGAGACGGCCCGGATGCTCCATCGAATGATCGGCTCGCCCCGTCCGCCGGCGGGTGCGTTCGGCGGCGCTGCGTACACGCTCAACGTCGCCGGCACTGCGTTTCTCTTCGAGATCGGCGCGGAACTTGTCGACGCGAAGGGAAATCCCGACGCCCCGGTGGACGTCGTCCTACAAACCGACAGTCGCAATCGGGAAGCGAAGCACCGGATCCTCGAGATGTACGCCGACCACGGCTTTCCTCTTCCCGACACGCCGATGATGGCGGTGCACCGCGGCCGGATCGATCTGCTCGAGAAGCATCTGGGGCGCGATCCCGACCTGCTGAAGCGAATGTTCAGGTTCGAGGAGATCTATCCGCCAGAGCTAAAATGCCAACCGCAGCCCGGACCCTACGACGAAGCGTTCCCGCGCACTCCGGTCGCCAACTCGACGCTGCTCCACGTGTGCGTAGAGTTCGAGGAGATCGAGATCGCGCGCTGGCTCGTGGCGGAGCGCGGCATGGACGTGGACGTCCGCGCCGCGGTCGACGAGAATGGGTTCGGCGGACACACGGCTCTATTCAACGCAGTCGTCGGCTATCCAAACTTCTGGATGAACTTCACGGGCGGATGGCCGGGGTCTCAAAAGCCGCAAGAGACGCCATTCGGTGACTTATTCTTGGAGCACGGCGCCGATCCGAACGCGCGCGCGTCGCTTCGAGTGCGCGGGCGGGACGAGTTCCACGACTTCCGCGACGTGACGCCGCTCGCTTGGGGGAAGGCGTTCCCCATAAAGATCGTAGTCAGCGAACCGGCGATGCGCGCGATCGCCGCGCATGGAGGCCACGAGTGA
- a CDS encoding cupin domain-containing protein, translating to MRDQHANATPIIRLPESGGGQPPVRFAATGSSFSVKEWRGSGPATLHVHHADDEAWHVLEGILHFRFADGEVDVPAGGTVFVPAGIAHTYWATDARYLIVLTPRLEALIAELQSTRDPALQAGVYAKYQSTLLE from the coding sequence ATGAGAGACCAACACGCAAACGCGACACCGATCATCCGGCTGCCAGAATCGGGCGGCGGACAACCACCGGTTCGATTCGCGGCGACGGGCAGCTCGTTCTCGGTGAAGGAGTGGCGAGGCAGCGGACCCGCAACGCTTCACGTGCATCACGCCGACGATGAGGCGTGGCACGTGCTCGAAGGGATTTTGCACTTCCGCTTCGCCGACGGAGAAGTCGACGTCCCCGCCGGCGGAACGGTCTTCGTGCCTGCCGGAATAGCGCACACGTACTGGGCGACCGACGCGCGCTACCTGATCGTGCTCACACCGCGGCTCGAAGCCCTGATCGCCGAGCTGCAGTCGACACGCGACCCAGCCCTCCAAGCTGGCGTGTACGCCAAGTACCAGTCGACGCTTCTGGAGTGA
- a CDS encoding YidC/Oxa1 family membrane protein insertase produces MFSSLFADPMRALIFAVAHLVGGSLGAGIFGVSLAARFVFMPLTLWLARRAHARQRIVDGLKPEIERLKKRYANQPEKLIEAVHAAHLREGIQPVDSQSLLGGLARLPVIGGIYGALRSMRLGSFAWIADLAKPNLPLAVLVAAGSAAAAYIASHGGPTRTLVAATIVGSAISLAFLLHMSSAIALSWGASVVGDVVQNLVLLRERRQSQRRPH; encoded by the coding sequence ATGTTCAGCTCTCTCTTCGCCGATCCGATGCGCGCGCTCATCTTCGCGGTGGCCCACCTGGTCGGCGGCAGCTTGGGAGCCGGCATTTTCGGCGTCTCGCTGGCCGCGCGATTCGTGTTCATGCCGCTCACGCTCTGGTTGGCGCGCCGCGCGCACGCACGACAACGGATTGTCGACGGCCTCAAGCCGGAGATCGAACGACTCAAGAAGCGGTACGCCAACCAACCCGAGAAGCTGATCGAGGCCGTTCACGCGGCTCACTTGCGCGAGGGGATTCAACCGGTCGACTCGCAGTCGCTCCTCGGCGGGCTGGCACGGCTGCCCGTAATCGGCGGCATCTATGGCGCGCTGCGCTCGATGCGACTCGGCTCCTTTGCGTGGATCGCCGATCTCGCCAAGCCGAACCTGCCGCTCGCGGTCCTGGTCGCGGCAGGCTCGGCGGCGGCCGCGTACATCGCAAGCCACGGCGGTCCGACACGCACGCTGGTCGCCGCGACGATCGTCGGATCGGCGATCAGCCTCGCGTTCCTGCTGCACATGTCGTCCGCGATCGCCCTGTCATGGGGCGCGAGCGTCGTCGGCGACGTCGTGCAGAACCTCGTGCTGCTCCGCGAACGGCGTCAGAGCCAGCGGCGACCGCACTAG